A genomic region of Miscanthus floridulus cultivar M001 chromosome 3, ASM1932011v1, whole genome shotgun sequence contains the following coding sequences:
- the LOC136546545 gene encoding cyclin-dependent protein kinase inhibitor SMR6-like, with product MASPDDEGLPALPPIKTTTTPLPPPAPSSATASASTSPSPASSSAVDSAKAAEEEEEEEEEDHEPSTPTSEGSRLRSPAECPPAPRKPPAPPLPVKRKPPLPSPAPARVFVAVPRDLSTVFRALPPKKRIRVS from the coding sequence ATGGCGTCGCCCGACGACGAGGGTCTCCCGGCGCTGCCTCCCATCAAGACGACAACGACACCTCTGCCGCCCCCGGCTCCGTCGTCCGCCACGGCCTCAGCCTCGACCTCTCCGTCGCCGGCGTCGTCGTCGGCGGTGGACAGCGCGAAggccgcggaggaggaggaggaggaggaggaagaggatcacGAGCCGTCGACGCCGACGTCGGAGGGAAGCAGGCTGCGGTCGCCCGCCGAGTGCCCGCCGGCCCCGCGcaagccgccggcgccgccgctgcccgTGAAGCGGAAGCCGCCGCTgccctcgcccgcgcccgcgcggGTGTTCGTCGCCGTCCCGCGCGACCTCTCCACCGTCTTCCGGGCGCTGCCTCCCAAGAAGCGGATCCGGGTGTCGTGA